The Chryseobacterium indologenes genomic sequence TCAGCCATAATGCCGGCTCTTTCATAAAAATTTTCTGCCGAGACCTCTTCTTTTCTCTGGAATTTTGTTTTTTTGTCCCAGAGATACTGATCGGTTTCGGATAATTCGTTCCAGGATCCGGCCTGTGGAACGGTCTCAATATCAAGAAATAATACTCTCTCTAGTGGAATGTTCTGTATCATGAGTGTTTTTTTTGCTTATCCTACCTGCATACCGTTTTTGGTGGGTAATGAAGGACTTAAAAGTGTAACGTCTTTTTTATCTTCTCCATATAAACCAAGCACAAGGCATTCACTGAAAAAATTGGCAATCTGTTTTTTAGGAAAATTAACTACGGCTAAAATCTGTTTGCCTACTAACTCTTCCTTTTCGTATAAGGAAGTAATCTGCGCGGATGATTTTCTGATACCCAGCTCTCCAAAATCTATTTCCAGCTGATAGGAAGGGTTTCTTGCTTTTTCAAAATCACTCACGGAGATAATGGTTCCGCATCGGATATCTATTTTTTCAAAATCTGCCCAGGTGATGTCTGGTTTTGTTGTCATGGTAATGTATTAATTAATTGTTCAACTTCTGTTTTCTGTTCTGCATATTTTTGTTGTAGAATGGAGCCTTCGCCCATTCTTTTATAATATTCCAACGCTTTTCCACCGAAGAATTTTTTATGAAAATCTGAAACTTCCGGAATTTGTGGAAACACTTTATGGAAAAGCATTTCGTAATAGGCCTGAAACTCTCTTTCATTTTTATCTTCTATCACTTGACCCGGAGCTTTTTGTCTTACATGAAGCATTTCATGGGCGACCATGTTCAATACAAGGTTCAGATCAAAATCAAATAAATTTTGAGGAATCATTACTTTTTGTGGCCCTCCAAGTTCACCTTCTGCAGTAAGAAGCATTGAAGTAGGAGATAACTCCTGCCTGAATCCAAACCCCGCAAAGTTTTCATGTTCCAGATTAAAAGAATGAATCAGGTACCTGGCCGCATCCAGGATCTGGTTGTGTTCTTTATATGCCTCAAGGTGTAGATTAACCTGTTCGAAATTCATTGGGCTTATGTTTTATAACAAATGTATTAAAATATTGAGAATTAAGGAAAAGTCTGATAGTCTTAAAAAACGGTAAAAATTTTAAATCGGATTATCTGTTACCAATCGATTAATAAAAACAGGTTCTGAATTATTCAGAACCTGACAAACAGATTAAGTGTAAAATTTAGCCTTTAAAAGGCAAAAAGGATAATTCAAATGCTGACAGATTTTTATTGATTCTTAATCTATGTTTAAGGGGATTGATAATAAAGGAACTTTATTTTTATAAGCCATACTGGCGGTCTTGCTTCGATGAAACAGGGATTCCAGAAGATTGTATCTGTGAGGAATCATAGTGAGTAGATCCGGATT encodes the following:
- a CDS encoding tRNA-binding protein: MTTKPDITWADFEKIDIRCGTIISVSDFEKARNPSYQLEIDFGELGIRKSSAQITSLYEKEELVGKQILAVVNFPKKQIANFFSECLVLGLYGEDKKDVTLLSPSLPTKNGMQVG